Proteins encoded within one genomic window of Trichoderma asperellum chromosome 2, complete sequence:
- a CDS encoding uncharacterized protein (EggNog:ENOG41) yields MATADEAANASLQSGGGSVPAKRTIQALSSTSLAYLKRLFESHATPEGKWTSDQVRVFSQKVQGNGTTPATSDALLNAPELDLNGFLAYMTSSLSDAILPMKNEDFSWPLASYYISSSHNTYLTGNQLSSNSTTGAYTNVLLRGCRCVEIDVWDGDESDAETSSSDSETSDDEAAAKKAELKKKKKEHKDKAKSSWGDQLKSKMEKINISKKIDKMEEKATEKVAEIEEAVKRKSDSPSAAEPRVLHGHTLTKDVPFRDVCVAIRESAFVVSEMPLIVSLEVHCSPKQQIVMVDIMKEVWDGLLVTDPDCDVEALPSPHDLRRKILIKTKYVPAGTPLDKVDTIRSEQVPTPSGAQPKPAKTIQELARLAIYTQGVTFKNWTQPEATMPTHMFSISEKKFIEYHEKQWTTLFNHNKRYFLRAYPSGFRIGSSNLNPSIFWGGGAQIIALNWQETDQGMMLNEGMFVGTSGYVLKPEGYRPSLTSKEEDASKPITITRKPVSLAFTFLSAQNIPLPPGDKSAKGFKPYIKVELHVEGSKNSHAESDGHVHESEYKVRTKTYKGCDVDLGAEKLEFKGVPGVVEELTFVRFTIRDDEIGRDELAAWACVRLDRLGQGYRFVHLRNTKGAATDGALLVKIERLST; encoded by the exons ATGGCTACTGCAGATGAGGCCGCCAACGCCTCGCTCCAATCTGGCGGCGGTTCTGTCCCAGCCAAACGGACAATCCAAGCTCTCAGCAGCACCTCGCTCGCCTATCTAAAGCGCCTTTTCGAGTCTCACGCCACCCCCGAAGGAAAGTGGACAAGTGATCAGGTCAGAGTCTTTTCGCAAAAAGTCCAGGGCAATGGCACAACGCCTGCAACTTCGGATGCGCTACTCAATGCCCCCGAACTCGATCTCAACGGCTTCCTTGCCTACATGACTTCTTCATTGAGCGACGCCATCTTGCCAATGAAGAATGAGGACTTTTCATGGCCGCTGGCCAGCTACTACATCAGCTCCAGTCACAATACGTATCTGACGGGCAACCAGCTGTCGAGTAATAGTACCACCGGCGCTTACACCAACGTGCTGCTGAGAGGGTGTCGCTGCGTCGAAATTGACGTCTGGGATGGCGATGAGAGCGACGCAGAGACTTCGTCATCAGACAGCGAGACGAGCGATGATGAAGCAGCGGCAAAAAAGGCAGAGctcaaaaagaagaagaaggagcacAAGGACAAGGCAAAGTCTAGCTGGGGGGACCAGCTGAAaagcaagatggagaagatcaACATTAGCAAGAAAATCgacaagatggaagagaaggcAACCGAGAAGGTGGCAGAGATAGAGGAGGCCGTGAAGAGAAAGTCAGATTCACCCTCCGCGGCAGAGCCGAGAGTCCTCCACGGACACACACTCACAAAGGACGTTCCTTTCCGGGATGTTTGTGTTGCTATTCGAGAGAGCGCATTCGTCGTCTCAGAAATGCCGCTGATTGTGAGCCTGGAAGTCCACTGCAGTCCCAAACAGCAGATCGTCATGGTGGACATCATGAAGGAGGTCTGGGATGGTCTCCTAGTGACCGACCCAGACTGTGATGTCGAGGCGCTGCCCAGCCCCCACGACCTGAGACGCAAGATTCTCATCAAGACCAAATACGTCCCAGCCGGTACGCCCCTTGATAAGGTCGACACCATACGGAGCGAACAGGTCCCAACGCCCAGCGGCGCACAGCCAAAGCCCGCCAAGACGATCCAAGAGCTCGCCCGCCTTGCAATCTACACCCAGGGAGTGACATTCAAGAATTGGACGCAACCAGAAGCTACGATGCCCACGCACATGTTCTCGATATCCGAGAAGAAGTTCATCGAGTACCATGAAAAGCAGTGGACAACTCTCTTCAATCACAACAAGCGATATTTCTTGAGGGCTTATCCATCAGGATTCCGAATTGGATCTTCCAACTTGAACCCGTCCATTTTCTGGGGCGGCGGTGCTCAGATTATCGCCTTGAATTGGCAAGAAACTGACCAAGGCATGATGCTGAACGAAGGCATGTTTGTAGGAACAAGCGGCTATGTCCTAAAACCAGAGG GATACCGCCCTTCGCTCACATCgaaggaggaagatgctTCCAAacccatcaccatcacccgCAAGCCCGTATCCCTCGCCTTCACCTTCCTTTCCGCCCAAAACATCCCCCTCCCACCAGGCGACAAGTCCGCCAAGGGCTTTAAGCCGTACATCAAAGTCGAACTCCACGTGGAAGGCTCCAAAAATAGTCACGCAGAGAGCGATGGCCACGTCCATGAGAGCGAGTACAAGGTCCGCACCAAGACGTACAAAGGCTGTGACGTTGACCTAGGCGCGGAGAAGCTTGAGTTCAAGGGCGTTCCTGGGGTGGTCGAAGAACTTACGTTTGTGAGATTTACGATACGAGATGATGAGATTGGCAGGGATGAACTAGCGGCGTGGGCGTGTGTGCGCCTCGATCGTCTTGGCCAGGGGTATAGATTTGTCCATTTGAGGAATACGAAGGGAGCTGCAACAGACGGAGCATTACTGGTCAAGATAGAAAGGCTTTCAACGTAG